In Thermus islandicus DSM 21543, a genomic segment contains:
- a CDS encoding cupredoxin domain-containing protein, which translates to MRIGALLLLLTACAPMPLSAPKAPGGAEVRVSLVDFEFQPKALKVPPGTTLVFVNQGQAPHTVTDNQGRFDSGVLAPGAEFRRTFTEPGTYAIYCRIHPYMVFSLEVGP; encoded by the coding sequence ATGAGGATCGGCGCGCTTCTCCTCCTCCTCACCGCCTGCGCCCCCATGCCCCTTAGCGCCCCCAAGGCGCCCGGGGGGGCCGAGGTACGGGTAAGCCTCGTGGACTTTGAGTTCCAGCCCAAGGCCCTGAAGGTCCCCCCGGGAACCACCCTGGTCTTCGTGAACCAAGGCCAGGCCCCCCACACCGTGACCGACAACCAGGGCCGCTTTGACAGCGGCGTGCTGGCCCCGGGAGCCGAGTTTCGCCGCACCTTCACCGAGCCCGGGACCTACGCCATCTACTGCCGGATCCACCCCTACATGGTCTTCAGCCTCGAGGTGGGCCCCTAA
- a CDS encoding sensor histidine kinase, which yields MSLRSRIALLTGLVAFLGLALGLFLSSLLLSRLALLEVDRTLRLQARTLLQEALATPDRQVPPEEEADLLFGDFPAAAWIYEGGRLVWQGGLPSAPNLLKGLVHERPVSLAGWRALALERGGLRVVVAQPLGLVERLALLYLRLGLPLLLLVGLLSGALAYLLLRPVLSPLKRLAEAALRFEPIPPLPGRDEVASLAQAFAQLLRTLKEERAREQAFLALASHELKTPIAAFRVGLESLLAQERVDREALKRLKVQAERLEALAENLLALSRAGAQDLRLAEVDLYALVSEAFDRFQPLAVALGRELVLEGVSARVAADARLLERALNNLVQNALLHGQGTVRLRVGQDAEGAYLEVEDQGPGPSSRAREGLGLRVARQVALALGGSLVLVPGPPFRARLRFRPDSASFPRLLSGAPSSGGAA from the coding sequence ATGAGCCTCAGGTCCCGCATTGCGCTGCTCACGGGGCTCGTGGCCTTCCTGGGCCTGGCCCTGGGCCTTTTCCTCTCCAGCCTCCTCCTCTCCCGCCTGGCCCTCCTGGAGGTGGACCGCACCCTGCGCCTCCAGGCCCGCACCCTCCTGCAGGAGGCCCTGGCCACCCCGGACCGGCAGGTGCCCCCCGAAGAGGAGGCCGACCTGCTCTTCGGGGACTTCCCCGCCGCCGCCTGGATCTACGAGGGGGGACGGCTGGTCTGGCAGGGGGGCCTGCCCTCCGCCCCGAACCTCCTCAAGGGCCTGGTCCACGAAAGGCCCGTTTCCCTGGCGGGCTGGCGGGCCCTGGCCCTGGAGCGGGGGGGGCTCAGGGTGGTGGTGGCCCAGCCCCTGGGCCTGGTGGAGCGGCTCGCCCTCCTCTACCTGCGCCTGGGCCTCCCCCTCCTCCTCCTGGTGGGGCTTTTGTCTGGGGCCCTGGCCTACCTCCTCCTCCGCCCGGTCCTGAGTCCCCTGAAGCGCCTGGCCGAGGCCGCCCTTCGCTTTGAGCCCATACCCCCCTTGCCGGGCCGGGATGAGGTGGCAAGCCTTGCCCAGGCCTTCGCCCAGTTGCTCAGGACCCTGAAGGAGGAGCGGGCCCGGGAACAGGCCTTCCTGGCCCTGGCCAGCCACGAGCTCAAGACCCCCATCGCCGCCTTTCGGGTGGGCCTGGAAAGCCTCCTGGCCCAAGAAAGGGTGGACCGGGAGGCCCTGAAGCGGCTCAAGGTGCAGGCGGAGCGCCTCGAGGCCCTGGCGGAAAACCTCCTCGCCCTCTCCCGGGCCGGGGCCCAGGACCTGAGGCTGGCCGAGGTGGACCTTTACGCCCTCGTCTCGGAGGCCTTTGACCGCTTCCAGCCCCTCGCCGTGGCCCTGGGGCGGGAGCTCGTCCTGGAAGGGGTCTCCGCCAGGGTGGCGGCGGACGCCAGGCTCCTGGAACGGGCCCTCAATAACCTTGTGCAGAACGCCCTCCTCCACGGCCAGGGCACGGTGCGGCTTCGGGTGGGCCAGGACGCGGAAGGGGCCTACCTGGAGGTGGAGGACCAGGGACCCGGGCCCTCCTCGAGGGCCCGGGAAGGTCTGGGCCTGAGGGTGGCGCGCCAGGTGGCCCTGGCCCTAGGGGGTTCCCTCGTCCTCGTCCCCGGTCCCCCTTTCCGGGCCCGCCTCCGCTTCAGACCAGATTCAGCCTCATTCCCTAGGCTTCTCTCTGGAGCGCCAAGCTCCGGAGGTGCAGCATGA
- a CDS encoding heparan-alpha-glucosaminide N-acetyltransferase domain-containing protein: MRNPALDAFRGLTVFLMLLVNNLPPGAPAWMAHGPFGRSYYLADWVFPWFLLAMGAAIPFSRRGFLRRGLPPWRYEVRVLRRAFGLFLLGLGLTSLRAGRPVFALDVLQLLALAYLVGAWLYDLPPLRRLFLALLLLLGYGAALLLVPIPGVGAGVFREEANLPLHLNRTYLAPLGLRGLLSAIPTGGFVLLATFLGEALVEGRRAWTLALGLLGLALGLAGSPLLPPDKTYWTPTYLLLALGLGAPLLLLLERLPGWLLRPFLPLGANPLLAYALPLALKTLLQAPLRALLTALTLRFGAALGGWAWSALYILGWWFVFFWLYRLGWSLRL, encoded by the coding sequence ATGAGAAACCCCGCTTTGGACGCCTTCCGGGGCCTCACCGTCTTCCTCATGCTCCTCGTGAACAACCTGCCCCCCGGGGCCCCCGCCTGGATGGCCCATGGGCCCTTCGGCCGGAGCTACTACCTGGCGGACTGGGTCTTTCCCTGGTTTCTCCTGGCCATGGGGGCGGCCATCCCCTTCAGCCGCAGGGGCTTCCTCCGGCGCGGCCTGCCCCCTTGGCGCTACGAGGTGCGCGTCCTCCGCAGGGCCTTCGGCCTCTTTCTTTTGGGCCTGGGCCTCACCAGCCTGCGGGCGGGCCGGCCGGTCTTCGCCCTGGATGTGCTCCAACTCTTGGCCCTGGCCTACCTGGTGGGGGCCTGGCTCTACGACCTTCCCCCCCTAAGGCGCCTCTTCCTGGCCCTCCTGCTCCTCCTGGGGTACGGGGCGGCCCTCCTCCTGGTCCCCATCCCCGGGGTGGGGGCGGGGGTCTTCCGGGAGGAGGCCAACCTCCCCCTGCACCTGAACCGCACCTACCTGGCCCCCTTGGGCCTTAGGGGCCTCCTCTCCGCCATCCCTACCGGGGGGTTTGTCCTTCTCGCCACCTTCCTGGGGGAGGCCCTCGTGGAGGGGAGGAGGGCCTGGACCCTGGCCCTAGGCCTCCTGGGCCTGGCCCTGGGCCTGGCGGGGAGCCCCCTTCTCCCCCCCGACAAGACCTACTGGACCCCCACCTACCTCCTCCTCGCCTTAGGGCTGGGCGCCCCTCTCCTCCTCCTCCTGGAGAGGCTTCCGGGCTGGCTCCTCCGGCCCTTCCTCCCCTTGGGGGCGAACCCCCTTCTCGCCTACGCCCTGCCCCTTGCCCTGAAAACCCTCCTCCAGGCCCCCTTGCGGGCCCTCCTTACCGCCCTCACCCTTCGGTTCGGGGCCGCTTTGGGGGGCTGGGCCTGGTCGGCGCTGTATATTCTGGGATGGTGGTTCGTCTTCTTCTGGCTCTATCGCTTGGGCTGGTCCCTGCGGCTCTAG
- a CDS encoding anti-sigma factor domain-containing protein: MTHPDPDDLVRLALDLLPEGERRGLLAHLKRCPSCRAAYRGHLEALSALILEAPVPPSWEAELRERLRPRPHWARRRVLALGLAALLLTFLGSFGLRTWQRALAERRFFALAAEPGARLMPLLSPSGRQTGWALRTAQGEVLLLLKSPPPPGRVYQAWLIQEGRRKSLGLSPTPLLELGPLPEESLVGVSVEPPEGSPAPTTPSVGRARI, encoded by the coding sequence ATGACCCACCCAGACCCCGACGACCTGGTGCGCCTGGCCCTGGACCTCCTGCCTGAGGGGGAGAGGAGGGGGCTTTTGGCCCACCTGAAGCGTTGTCCCTCCTGCCGCGCCGCCTACCGCGGCCACCTAGAGGCCCTGAGCGCCCTCATCCTCGAGGCCCCCGTGCCCCCCTCCTGGGAGGCGGAGCTAAGGGAGCGCCTCCGCCCGAGGCCCCATTGGGCCCGCAGGCGGGTTCTGGCCCTGGGGCTTGCCGCACTTCTCCTCACCTTCCTGGGGTCCTTTGGGCTCCGGACCTGGCAGAGGGCGCTCGCCGAGAGGCGCTTTTTCGCCCTGGCGGCCGAGCCCGGGGCCCGGCTCATGCCCCTCCTCTCCCCCTCAGGCCGCCAGACGGGCTGGGCCCTGCGCACTGCCCAAGGAGAGGTTCTGCTCCTCCTCAAGTCCCCCCCGCCCCCGGGCCGGGTCTACCAGGCCTGGCTCATCCAGGAGGGGCGCCGGAAGAGCCTCGGCCTCTCCCCCACCCCCCTCCTGGAGCTGGGCCCTCTGCCCGAGGAGAGCCTGGTGGGGGTCTCGGTGGAGCCCCCGGAGGGCAGCCCCGCCCCCACCACCCCCTCGGTGGGCCGGGCGCGGATCTAA
- a CDS encoding response regulator transcription factor gives MAALLLLEDEEALGQTVAEALARHGFQVHWAKGEEEAWSLLLAHPLDALILDVRLPEGEEAGFRFARAVREMGLQKPILFLTARDALEDRLLGLEVGEDYLTKPFHLPELIARVRALLRRGEIRPKRVEVGEVALEVESRRVLRKGVPVPLTAKEYQVLELLLLNPGRLFSKEEILERVWGPGYEGESNLVEVYIKNLRKKLGEGLIETVRGLGYRVPG, from the coding sequence ATGGCCGCCCTGCTCCTCCTGGAGGACGAGGAGGCCCTGGGCCAGACGGTGGCGGAGGCCTTGGCGCGGCACGGCTTCCAGGTCCACTGGGCCAAGGGGGAGGAGGAGGCCTGGTCCCTCCTCCTCGCCCACCCCCTGGACGCCCTGATCCTGGACGTACGCCTGCCCGAAGGCGAGGAGGCGGGCTTCCGCTTCGCCCGGGCCGTGAGGGAGATGGGCCTCCAGAAGCCCATCCTCTTCCTCACTGCCCGGGACGCCCTCGAGGACCGCCTCCTGGGCCTGGAGGTGGGGGAGGACTACCTCACCAAGCCCTTCCACCTGCCCGAGCTCATCGCCCGGGTCCGGGCCCTCCTCCGCCGGGGGGAGATCCGGCCCAAGCGGGTGGAGGTAGGGGAGGTGGCCCTGGAGGTGGAGAGCCGGAGGGTGCTGAGGAAGGGGGTTCCCGTCCCCCTCACGGCCAAGGAGTACCAGGTCCTGGAGCTCCTTCTCCTGAACCCGGGGCGGCTTTTCAGCAAGGAGGAAATTCTGGAGCGGGTATGGGGACCGGGGTACGAGGGGGAGTCCAACCTGGTGGAGGTCTACATCAAGAACCTGCGGAAAAAGCTGGGGGAGGGCCTCATAGAAACGGTCCGGGGCCTGGGCTACCGCGTCCCCGGATGA
- a CDS encoding sigma-70 family RNA polymerase sigma factor: MGEEEEEIRLLRRVALGDEEALLALYRRYAPRVHGLARRILRDGHEAKDVVQETFLRIWNKAERFDPALGRPATWILTIAHRLALKRLKALEPLALLEEDGAEERVGGDDHLDRIRVAQALKALSPEERKLVELAYFQGYAHSELALLLGWPLGTVKSRLRRALAKLEGKLK; the protein is encoded by the coding sequence ATGGGCGAGGAAGAAGAGGAGATCCGCCTGCTGCGCCGGGTGGCCCTGGGGGACGAGGAAGCCCTCCTTGCCCTCTACCGCCGCTACGCCCCGAGGGTTCACGGGCTCGCCCGGCGCATCCTCCGGGACGGGCACGAGGCCAAGGATGTGGTGCAGGAAACCTTCTTGCGCATCTGGAACAAGGCGGAGCGCTTTGACCCCGCCCTGGGCCGGCCCGCCACCTGGATCCTCACCATCGCCCACAGGCTGGCCCTGAAGCGCCTCAAGGCCCTGGAGCCCCTCGCCCTCCTCGAGGAGGACGGGGCGGAGGAGCGCGTGGGCGGGGACGACCACCTGGACCGGATCCGGGTAGCCCAGGCCCTGAAGGCCCTTTCGCCCGAGGAGCGGAAGCTCGTGGAGCTCGCCTACTTCCAGGGCTACGCCCACAGCGAGCTGGCCCTGCTCTTGGGCTGGCCTCTCGGCACCGTGAAGAGCCGGCTCCGCCGCGCTTTGGCCAAGCTGGAGGGGAAGCTCAAATGA
- a CDS encoding c-type cytochrome, with protein sequence MGKRAYAWALLALGLAWGQSGQGLYSQYCSGCHQPSGQGLPGAFPPLAGHVQEILAKPGGRTYLMDVLLFGLQGSIQVKGQTYNGQMSAWGPQLKDGEIAAILNYISTNLGNKPPKGFKAYTAAEIAKERAKKLTPDKVYALRKSLKL encoded by the coding sequence ATGGGCAAGCGAGCGTACGCGTGGGCGCTCTTGGCCCTGGGCCTCGCCTGGGGACAGAGCGGGCAGGGCCTTTACAGCCAGTACTGCTCGGGCTGCCACCAGCCGAGCGGCCAGGGCCTCCCGGGGGCCTTCCCGCCCCTGGCAGGCCACGTCCAGGAGATCCTGGCCAAGCCCGGGGGGAGGACCTACCTCATGGACGTCCTCCTCTTCGGCCTGCAGGGCAGCATCCAGGTGAAGGGCCAGACCTACAACGGGCAGATGTCCGCCTGGGGGCCCCAGCTTAAGGACGGGGAGATCGCCGCGATCCTGAACTACATCAGCACCAACCTGGGCAACAAGCCCCCCAAGGGCTTCAAGGCCTACACCGCCGCCGAGATCGCCAAGGAGCGGGCCAAGAAGCTCACCCCGGACAAGGTCTACGCCCTCAGAAAGAGCCTGAAGCTCTAG
- a CDS encoding molybdopterin-dependent oxidoreductase, which yields MALSLEDLMALPARELVHTLICISNPVGGDLVGCLRWKGVSLPALLERAGPKREARYLRFEAADGYVESLPLAELPQDALLAYAAFDPERGRYEPLWPSHGYPVRLLLPGRYGMKQPKWLTRIRLEAEKTLGYWAERGWSEEARVRPMSRIDWPRPGASLRVGEALEVRGIAFAGGKPVLAVEVSVDGGKRWERAELLPSLGPYAWRLWRYAWRPEVPGRQALLVRAWTREGPQDPTPRDPLPDGATGLHRVEVVVR from the coding sequence TTGGCCCTCTCCCTGGAGGACCTCATGGCCCTGCCCGCCCGGGAGCTCGTCCACACCCTCATCTGCATCTCCAACCCCGTGGGCGGGGACCTGGTGGGGTGCCTGCGCTGGAAGGGGGTTTCCCTCCCCGCCCTTTTGGAACGGGCCGGGCCTAAGCGGGAGGCCCGCTACCTCCGCTTTGAGGCCGCGGACGGGTACGTGGAGTCCCTGCCCCTGGCCGAGCTCCCCCAAGACGCCCTCCTGGCCTACGCCGCCTTTGACCCCGAAAGGGGGCGGTACGAGCCCTTGTGGCCCAGCCACGGCTACCCCGTGCGCCTCCTGCTTCCGGGCCGGTACGGGATGAAGCAGCCCAAGTGGCTTACGAGGATCCGCCTGGAGGCGGAAAAGACCCTCGGGTACTGGGCCGAGCGGGGATGGAGCGAGGAGGCCCGGGTGCGGCCCATGAGCCGGATAGACTGGCCCCGTCCCGGGGCCTCCCTAAGGGTGGGGGAGGCCCTCGAGGTCCGGGGCATCGCCTTTGCCGGAGGGAAGCCGGTGCTGGCGGTGGAGGTCTCGGTGGACGGGGGGAAGCGCTGGGAAAGGGCCGAGCTCCTCCCCTCCCTGGGACCCTACGCCTGGCGGCTTTGGCGCTACGCCTGGCGCCCGGAGGTCCCGGGGCGCCAGGCCCTCCTGGTGCGGGCCTGGACCCGGGAGGGTCCCCAGGACCCTACCCCGAGGGACCCCCTCCCGGATGGGGCCACGGGGCTCCACCGGGTGGAGGTCGTGGTGCGCTGA
- a CDS encoding polysaccharide deacetylase family protein: MLPFLLMLAPLPYVEGPGAAKPLPKEPLPTLSLSLPGLVRANYLSNGHLEAAHLVLEVPKDKASPPSLLRLAQEALSLALAARPGLGEVDLSLYPSPYPGPAGFPLFTASVPRERVRDFLALKAPSGYDRLWLNPGLVPRRPPEPVLEDRPRLEGPEAYRAKEKAEQVRASRLGFRGGVLYHGNPGAPYAALTFDDAPHPLFTPLLLDTLRRLDLKATFFVIGRNAEAYPYFVRDLVAQGHELGNHTYHHVRLPGLPEEAIREEILACSEVLLRLTGQSPRYFRPPGGRYDRTVLAVARELGLTTVFWTDDPGDYAGLPPQVLEARLAAHLRPGGIVLLHDNVRATLEVLPAFARLAQGRGLALGPVSGLLLARR; encoded by the coding sequence ATGTTGCCTTTCCTCCTAATGCTGGCGCCTTTGCCCTACGTGGAGGGCCCGGGGGCGGCCAAGCCCCTGCCCAAGGAGCCCCTCCCCACCCTGTCCCTTTCCCTGCCGGGGCTGGTGCGGGCCAACTACCTCTCCAACGGCCACCTCGAGGCCGCCCATCTGGTCCTGGAGGTCCCCAAGGACAAGGCCTCCCCGCCCTCCCTCCTCAGGCTCGCCCAGGAGGCCCTGAGCCTGGCCCTGGCGGCCAGGCCCGGCCTGGGAGAGGTGGACCTCTCCCTCTACCCGAGCCCCTACCCGGGCCCGGCGGGATTCCCCCTCTTCACCGCCAGCGTCCCCCGGGAGCGGGTCAGGGACTTCCTCGCCCTGAAGGCCCCTTCGGGGTACGACCGGCTCTGGCTGAACCCGGGCCTCGTCCCCAGGCGCCCCCCCGAGCCCGTCCTGGAGGACCGTCCCCGCCTGGAGGGCCCCGAGGCTTACCGGGCCAAGGAGAAGGCCGAGCAGGTGCGGGCGAGCCGCTTGGGCTTCCGGGGAGGAGTCCTGTACCACGGGAACCCCGGGGCGCCCTACGCCGCCCTCACCTTTGACGACGCCCCCCACCCCCTCTTTACCCCTCTTCTCCTGGACACCCTGAGGCGGCTGGACCTCAAGGCCACCTTCTTCGTCATCGGCCGCAACGCGGAGGCCTACCCCTACTTCGTGCGGGACCTGGTGGCCCAGGGCCACGAGCTTGGCAACCACACCTACCACCACGTGCGCCTCCCGGGCCTCCCCGAGGAGGCGATCCGGGAGGAGATCCTGGCCTGCAGCGAGGTCCTCCTCCGCCTCACGGGCCAAAGCCCGCGCTACTTCCGCCCACCCGGGGGGCGGTACGACCGCACTGTGCTCGCCGTGGCCCGGGAGCTCGGCCTCACCACGGTCTTCTGGACCGACGACCCCGGGGACTACGCGGGCCTGCCCCCTCAGGTCCTGGAGGCCCGCCTCGCGGCCCACCTGCGCCCCGGGGGCATCGTCCTCCTGCACGACAACGTGCGGGCCACCCTCGAGGTCCTGCCGGCCTTTGCCCGGCTGGCCCAGGGCCGGGGGCTCGCCCTGGGCCCCGTTTCGGGGCTCCTTCTGGCCCGGCGATGA
- a CDS encoding Nramp family divalent metal transporter: MTGLGLPKRRPWWWYLGPAFLVSVGYMDPGNWATSLEAGSRYGYGLLFVVTLSSAMAMLFQALAAKLGVATGLDLAEHLRARYPGSFGRFLFLTAFLAMVATDLAEFMGMAVALNLLLGLPLVLAAWLTVLDVFLLLYLERFGVRAVEGAIVALVGVVGLAYMVELYLAHPPLTALLRHAFLPDSTLLDPGGLYVALGILGATVMPHNLFLHSAQVKTRLGEERKRVYRLLLVDTALALTGAWLVNAAILVVAAAVFHERGLAIADLAEAYRTLAPLLGPLAALAFGVGLLASGLSSTATGTLAAQVVVEGFLRARARPARLRLVTRLLAVLPATLALTFGASPMALIVLSQVVLSFQLPFTLFPLVRLTEDPGVMGPMANPPAVRLLAWAAALLVLALNLFLLFRGLGG; the protein is encoded by the coding sequence ATGACGGGATTAGGCCTGCCTAAAAGGCGGCCTTGGTGGTGGTATCTAGGTCCTGCCTTCCTGGTCTCCGTGGGCTACATGGACCCCGGCAACTGGGCCACCAGCCTCGAGGCGGGAAGCCGCTACGGGTACGGCCTCCTCTTCGTGGTCACCCTGTCCAGCGCCATGGCCATGCTCTTCCAGGCCCTGGCGGCCAAGCTGGGGGTGGCCACGGGCCTGGATCTGGCCGAGCACCTGCGGGCCCGGTACCCCGGCTCCTTCGGGCGCTTCCTCTTCCTCACCGCCTTTCTGGCCATGGTGGCCACGGACCTGGCGGAGTTCATGGGCATGGCCGTGGCCCTGAACCTCCTCCTGGGCCTCCCCCTGGTGCTGGCCGCCTGGCTTACGGTCCTGGACGTCTTCCTCCTCCTTTACCTGGAGCGCTTCGGGGTGCGGGCGGTGGAGGGGGCCATCGTGGCCCTGGTGGGGGTGGTGGGCCTGGCCTACATGGTGGAGCTCTACCTGGCCCATCCTCCCCTCACCGCCCTCCTGCGCCACGCGTTCCTTCCGGATTCCACCCTCCTGGACCCCGGGGGGCTTTACGTGGCCCTGGGCATCCTGGGGGCCACGGTCATGCCCCACAACCTCTTCCTGCACTCGGCCCAGGTGAAAACCCGGCTTGGGGAGGAGCGAAAGAGGGTCTACCGCCTCCTCCTCGTGGACACGGCCCTGGCCCTGACGGGGGCCTGGCTGGTGAACGCGGCCATCTTGGTGGTGGCGGCCGCCGTCTTTCACGAAAGGGGGCTGGCCATCGCCGACCTGGCCGAGGCCTACCGCACCCTGGCCCCCCTCCTGGGCCCCCTGGCGGCCCTGGCCTTCGGGGTGGGCCTCCTGGCCAGTGGCCTCTCCAGCACCGCCACCGGCACCCTGGCCGCCCAGGTGGTGGTGGAGGGGTTCCTGCGGGCCCGGGCCAGGCCCGCCCGGCTCCGCCTGGTCACCCGGCTCCTGGCGGTGCTCCCCGCCACCCTGGCCCTTACCTTCGGGGCCTCGCCCATGGCCCTCATCGTCCTTTCCCAGGTGGTCCTTTCCTTCCAGCTCCCCTTCACCCTCTTCCCCCTGGTCCGCCTCACCGAGGACCCCGGCGTCATGGGCCCCATGGCCAACCCTCCGGCCGTCCGCCTCCTGGCCTGGGCCGCCGCCCTCCTCGTCCTCGCCCTCAACCTCTTCCTCCTCTTCCGCGGCCTCGGGGGCTGA
- a CDS encoding cupin domain-containing protein, giving the protein MERRAFLQAAGGVLVSALAGRAWALVQATGEGIFRRYPAEFTGFSVPPGRPFAAQGVGETPLGTSVLIRTVKEQPLHYHRERLEVALVLKGEGVLVAGGRETRIAPGQVVLIPPMTAHAFLGELDLLSRFSPRLMGDVVFVDRGPGPQEGVPLLLTPKPPAVPQDRPFAAQSLANHPLGTVLAVATRTGQPWHYHRARDEAIYVLEGEGTAQVELKRERVGPGSLLLVPAGAIHQFQGTLSFLSVFGPALMGDVVFL; this is encoded by the coding sequence ATGGAGCGTAGAGCGTTTTTGCAGGCCGCAGGTGGGGTTCTGGTTTCGGCCTTGGCCGGCCGGGCCTGGGCCCTGGTTCAGGCCACGGGGGAGGGGATCTTCCGCCGCTACCCCGCGGAGTTCACCGGGTTCTCCGTGCCCCCTGGCCGGCCCTTCGCCGCCCAGGGGGTGGGGGAGACGCCCCTTGGCACCTCGGTCCTCATCCGCACCGTCAAGGAGCAGCCCCTCCACTACCACCGGGAGCGGCTGGAGGTGGCTCTGGTCCTCAAGGGAGAGGGGGTTTTGGTGGCCGGGGGCCGGGAAACCCGCATCGCTCCCGGGCAGGTGGTCCTCATCCCCCCCATGACCGCCCACGCCTTCCTCGGGGAGCTGGACCTCCTTTCCCGCTTCAGCCCCAGGCTCATGGGGGACGTGGTCTTCGTGGACCGGGGCCCCGGGCCCCAGGAAGGGGTTCCCCTCCTCCTCACCCCCAAGCCCCCCGCGGTGCCCCAGGACCGGCCCTTCGCCGCCCAAAGCCTGGCCAACCACCCCCTGGGCACGGTGCTGGCGGTGGCCACCCGCACCGGGCAGCCCTGGCACTACCACCGGGCCCGGGACGAGGCCATCTACGTGCTGGAGGGCGAGGGAACGGCCCAGGTGGAGCTCAAGCGGGAGAGGGTGGGCCCGGGGAGCCTCCTCCTGGTTCCAGCGGGGGCCATCCATCAGTTCCAGGGGACCTTGAGCTTCCTTTCCGTCTTCGGACCGGCCCTGATGGGGGATGTGGTCTTCCTATGA
- a CDS encoding NAD(P)-dependent oxidoreductase: protein MRRIGFVGLGSMGLPMAKNLAKAGYEVLAWNRTPKEAEGLIPVGSPKEAAETGVVITMLADDAATEAVLPEILEGLPPGGLHIAMSTLGVPYSRALWERHRQAGKRYLAAPVFGRPEAAAKGELRIVVAGAPADVEEARPLLKALGVEVYEVGEAPHLAHAVKLGGNFLIASMLEALSEAYVLVERNGVRREAFYEVVRGFFRSPIYEAYGRILLERRFSPPGFKLRLGLKDVRLIHQAADTTHTPLPLGHLLLDRFLEGVARGMGEEDWTAVLRLAEAQAGLEG, encoded by the coding sequence ATGCGGCGGATCGGCTTCGTGGGGCTTGGGAGCATGGGCCTCCCCATGGCCAAGAACCTGGCCAAAGCGGGGTACGAGGTTCTGGCCTGGAACCGCACGCCCAAGGAGGCGGAGGGCCTCATCCCGGTGGGAAGCCCCAAGGAGGCGGCGGAAACGGGAGTGGTCATCACCATGCTGGCGGACGACGCCGCCACCGAGGCCGTCCTCCCCGAGATCCTGGAGGGGCTTCCCCCGGGGGGCCTCCACATCGCCATGAGCACCCTGGGGGTGCCCTACTCCCGCGCCCTCTGGGAAAGGCATAGGCAGGCGGGGAAGCGCTACCTGGCGGCCCCCGTCTTCGGCCGGCCCGAGGCGGCGGCCAAGGGGGAGCTCAGGATCGTGGTGGCGGGGGCGCCCGCGGACGTGGAGGAGGCGAGGCCCCTCCTCAAGGCCCTGGGGGTGGAGGTCTACGAGGTGGGGGAGGCCCCCCACCTGGCCCACGCGGTGAAGCTCGGGGGGAACTTCCTCATCGCCAGCATGCTGGAGGCCCTTTCCGAGGCCTACGTGCTGGTGGAGAGGAACGGGGTGAGGCGGGAGGCCTTTTACGAGGTGGTGCGGGGCTTTTTCCGCTCCCCGATCTACGAGGCCTACGGGCGGATCCTTCTGGAAAGGCGCTTCAGCCCCCCCGGGTTCAAGCTCCGGCTGGGGCTCAAGGACGTACGCCTCATTCACCAGGCGGCGGACACCACCCACACGCCCCTGCCCCTCGGGCACCTTCTACTGGACCGGTTTCTGGAAGGGGTGGCGAGGGGGATGGGGGAGGAGGACTGGACCGCAGTCCTTCGGCTCGCCGAGGCCCAGGCGGGCCTCGAGGGGTAA